TACAACAGCGGATTCAACAAGTTCAACAACACTTCAATATAGTAACACCCTCCCCTACTACACTCCTTCCTTAACCAACGACCCTAAACCTAGTTTATCAAAATTTTTAACGATTTGCCCCATAAACTTGAGTAGAATCATACTGCGGATACCCAGGTTGTGGCTGTGGTGACACGCTCTTCCCGTAACCTACAGGAGCACTTGAAGGCACAGTTCCGTACCCACCTGATTGCGGAATTGACTGATCATAGGTTGGCTGAGTCGCCATCTGTTGAGTATAACCTGGCTGCCCACTGGCTGGAGCGGTATAAGCAGCTGCTGCAGCTGCTGTGGCTCCGCTATATGCTGTGGGATCCTGAGGTGCTTGGTATGCAGCATACCCAGCAGCAGCATTTGCAGCAGCCTGCTCTGGATAACCCTGCTGGGAGGTTGGATACTGCCCATATGCCGCAGCGGGAGCCACTTGTTGTCCATAAGCAGATGGTTGCTGCACACCAGGTTGACCATACTGCTGCGAGTAACCGGCAGTGGCAGAAGCAGCAGGCGCCTGATTGTAACCGTCCGTGCTTGGTACAGTGCCATAGGGAGGATACTGCTGGGTAGAACCACCAGTTGGGTATGGATATGTCTGTTGAGGTTGCATATTTTGTCCATATGAAGCTGGGGCGGAGCCACCTTGATAAGGCTCTGCAGGCTGACCAACCCGAGGAGCACCATAAGACTGAGGAGGTGGTCCTTGTGCTGGAACACCATATGATGGAGGCTTATTATCATACTGTTGTTGTCCAGGGTAAACCTGTTGAGCACCAGCCTGTGGATAATGTTGTTGAGCATTCCCATGTCCACCATATGGATTCTGCACTGAAGCATGATGGTCATACTTCTGTTCGTATCCATGGCCGTAGCTCTGATGTGGAGCTGCCTGAGAATAAGGCGCAGCATGTCCATAACCTTGACTTTGTTGCTGACTATAGTTGTAACCGGACTGGGATTGTGGTGGACCGAGAGCCGGGGCGGGAGAAGGGCCAGGAGCATGTGCAGGCATAGCACCGGGAAAATGAGAAGGTGGAGCATCTGAATAGTGGCTTCTTTGACCATAGTAGTCGTAACCACCCGAACTTGGTGGTGGCCCCTGCATGCTGGGGGGTGGCCTTTGCTCCCAACCAGAACTATAGCTGCTTCGAGGACCGCCCATTTGTTGGGGATAGTTTCCAAAGCCAGGATGATGCTGATACTGAGTATTATGAGATGGATAAGGCCCTCTGTGTGGGTAATCATATGCTGCTGGATGTGAAGGATGAGGACCCCGTTGACCCCATTGAGTTGGACCACCAGGTCCACGGGGCCGGTAAGCCTGTTGGTTAAAACCAGTGGAGTGCGATGAAGGCCTCACAGTCTACTCCAAGGATAAACAAAGAGATGAGTGAGTAGACAGGAAAATTTTATTGTAAGATTCAATTATATGCAAGTAGACTGGAGAAAATGAACAGCTTGAACATGGTATGCTGAACGAAATCTCTTGTTCAAGAACATTAGTGAGGGCCCTGGCGTCATATAGCCACATAAAGTAAGTTGACGCTTAAATATTACGAACACAACATATTGCCATTCAGATgttcaagaagaagaaatgagaagCAGACGAAAGCTTCATACAGATTATATTAAAGAgaatcaaaccaagaaaatacCAGAAATATCATATCATTGTAACCCAATGCATGCAAGGGAATATGTACCAACAGCATCCTAAAGTCATACCAATCTTTTAACAGGAGGAATTTGTAGCCAAAAGCATTCGTAAATATTAGAACAGGAAGCACCCAGTTTAGCATGGCATCTAAAGTTAAAAGATAAAGATTGCCAATTACAACTGACCATACATAATGCAGAAGGTTGTGAAGTAGACAAATTACACCTAACAAAACATGCCCTCAAATCTGCACAACATTAACAAActtgaaaagtgttttaaaaaaggGATGGAAAGCGCAGAAGTCTAAGGATGACAAAATCATGCGTCTGAGAAAGCTTAACATTTGTACTCAGGCATCTCACACATACGTTGTTCTGTTCATCAAATAGATAGTAATTCTGCTAAACATATGCCAGATACATCAGCATCCACTTCACAACTAAATCTTTAACTCTTTCATTCTGAAGTAGTACCAACATATGCTGAGCATTTCACTGTCGCATCGCATCAGACAGATCATTcaggtaaaaaaaaaagtacaaaagataataataattgcATTGGCATTGGTTTGTCATTAGTTCAAAGTGAATTTGTTGCTATAGTGGAGTTAGAGTGGCATGCACCAAATCTTCGTGCCTATGATGTCTCAGCAATGGTATCAGCTTTGAATACTAGGTCCCATGCAAATGAAAGTATCATGACTTCAACCAGGCATTACTTTCTTCCAACACAATCTCAAGCATAGAAAATGGCTCCACTAATGAGCACTAAGGTTAATGCAATACATTCTTACTCAATTATTCTTAGTGTGAAATCTTGAAGCAATCTTACCAACTATTAACATCCTGCAATCGCGAGATTTAATGCCTGATACCTCTCTTCGGTGGATGGGAGTGAATAGAAGTTGTCTATTGCTACACCAAGAAAGCAATGTCGGCCCCATGGAAAAGGCAATATTGTAATCTGCAGTTTTAAAGCCAACCAATTCGAGTTTGACACCTTTATGATAGATAAATTATGTCAACCGGCATCTTGGATTTCAGTATATGATCTTTCCTAGAACATTCATGTGATCTTTTCATAGACCATTCATTGATTTCACAAGCTATTAGGATCACCCGTCAAGAGATTTCCCCAATCCCATTAAAGAACATTATACCATACAAAATCTGCATATTGTTTCTCATAGCAGTGATTGTTAAACCTGGTCAGATTTATATACTCAACCAGCATGATTGAAAAGAATCTAGTACTGATCCAATGTCAtcaagtgaataaaaatatataacactTCCTCAGATAGAACTACATCACATAGCATATAGATGCTAATATTTTGCTTCTCTGACACTGAGCAGATTAGCCTGTAATATTAACGCTGTTAATTCAAAACCTTATCTCTAGTCTCAGACAAGACTTGCAAAATGTATCAATAGTACCAAAGCCGCTGTATGTAAAAAAACATTCAGAAAAGAATGTAAATCACCAATCAGCATATAACTTAATATTCATTAGTCAATtggaaaaaaatgtaaaacagAACTTGTGCACACACAAGATGGAGCCATTAAGATAAAAACATGATCATAGACACTGAGATCTTATGCATGAAACAGAAAATACATACTAATAATTCAAATGCAAAAACAATAATAAGAACGATAAAATAAACACAATTCATAGCAATATTGGGGGAATATAACATGCTAAAAGCATTTATGATACCAAACATCAGAGTCAAAAACTCAAGTAAAAATATGGATATATAAGAACCAAAATGTCTTGAGAAAAGGTAAGCTATTAAAAGCAT
This DNA window, taken from Benincasa hispida cultivar B227 chromosome 6, ASM972705v1, whole genome shotgun sequence, encodes the following:
- the LOC120079940 gene encoding far upstream element-binding protein 2, which gives rise to MAEEVVVATGAASPEPLDHKRKLADLDNERTEAPEENHAEPNEESAAPDTTDVATSDESEAKRPRLDGKLEENASENGHQENKQEELVDKEDNKQSSEEEQPASVEEVPEKEETEQLAAEPHEAGDAQDSAVEISQEDKSEELYKEESQPAEVKAELPVQEEDVSNAEQDQPPSEAETTTYKMEVPNSKVGVLIGKAGDTIRYLQYNSGAKIQIMRDAEADPNRLTRPVEIIGTSENIKKAEELINAVIAEADAGGSPSLIARGLTSSHSIATAEQIQLQVPNEKVGLIIGRGGETIKSLQTRSGARIQLIPQNLPEGDESKERTIRITGDKKQIEIATDMIKEVMNQTVRPSSHSTGFNQQAYRPRGPGGPTQWGQRGPHPSHPAAYDYPHRGPYPSHNTQYQHHPGFGNYPQQMGGPRSSYSSGWEQRPPPSMQGPPPSSGGYDYYGQRSHYSDAPPSHFPGAMPAHAPGPSPAPALGPPQSQSGYNYSQQQSQGYGHAAPYSQAAPHQSYGHGYEQKYDHHASVQNPYGGHGNAQQHYPQAGAQQVYPGQQQYDNKPPSYGVPAQGPPPQSYGAPRVGQPAEPYQGGSAPASYGQNMQPQQTYPYPTGGSTQQYPPYGTVPSTDGYNQAPAASATAGYSQQYGQPGVQQPSAYGQQVAPAAAYGQYPTSQQGYPEQAAANAAAGYAAYQAPQDPTAYSGATAAAAAAYTAPASGQPGYTQQMATQPTYDQSIPQSGGYGTVPSSAPVGYGKSVSPQPQPGYPQYDSTQVYGANR